A part of Larkinella insperata genomic DNA contains:
- the treZ gene encoding malto-oligosyltrehalose trehalohydrolase translates to MQTVDIHRRALGITFQNGMARVLVWAPKADSVAVMLENPSRTLPLEPQEYGYWALTTDQIKPGDLYKILLNQEESFPDPASVGQPKDVHGPSEAVCLREFTWKDQNWTNVPLEEYLIYELHVGTFTPEGTFAALEGKLDYLKELGVTAIEIMPVAQFPGDRNWGYDGVYPYAVQHSYGGPRGLQRLVDACHRKGLAVVLDVVYNHMGPEGNYFSRFGPYFTAKHCTPWGNALNFDDAWCDGVRQYFIENVLMWFRDFHIDALRLDAVHAIKDFSAVHILQQIRQYVDQLETATGRPYHLLVESDLNDPRYINPPALGGYGMQAQWVDEFHHALRVTAGEEPRGYYSDFNGIQHLAKSYQDAYVYDGQFSNHRKRAFGLSAGNNPGSQFIVFSQNHDQVGNRMLGERTSQLVSFEMQKLMAGAVLVSPYLPLLFMGEEWSESNPFLYFISHTEKDLVEAVRQGRKSEFADFHGHGEVPDPFAVETFQQSKLQWERLHQDPHQTMFRYYQTLIALRKQQPALRQLSRQHLEVTVREDQQTLVLRRCHPDQQVVCLMNFSKQPQSVPTPASAEPWIKLLDSADPLWKGPGAAPEAASGDFAITLQPESLVIYATSLGQANNWQPNSSQQEQTTF, encoded by the coding sequence ATGCAAACAGTAGACATTCATAGACGTGCGCTTGGGATTACCTTTCAGAACGGTATGGCCCGGGTTCTGGTTTGGGCACCGAAGGCTGATTCAGTGGCCGTCATGCTGGAAAACCCGTCGCGTACCTTGCCGCTCGAACCGCAGGAATACGGGTATTGGGCCCTCACCACCGACCAGATCAAACCCGGCGACCTGTACAAGATTTTGCTGAATCAGGAGGAATCCTTCCCCGACCCGGCTTCGGTGGGCCAGCCCAAGGACGTTCACGGGCCTTCGGAAGCCGTGTGCCTCCGGGAGTTTACCTGGAAAGATCAGAACTGGACCAACGTTCCACTGGAGGAATACCTGATTTACGAGCTACACGTGGGAACGTTTACCCCGGAGGGTACTTTTGCCGCCCTGGAAGGAAAGCTCGATTATCTGAAGGAGCTGGGCGTTACGGCCATCGAAATCATGCCCGTGGCCCAATTCCCCGGTGACCGCAACTGGGGGTACGACGGCGTCTATCCCTATGCCGTTCAGCACAGCTACGGCGGACCGCGGGGCCTACAGCGGCTGGTCGATGCCTGCCACCGGAAGGGGCTGGCGGTGGTGCTGGATGTGGTCTATAACCACATGGGGCCGGAAGGCAATTACTTCAGCCGGTTTGGGCCTTACTTTACGGCCAAACACTGTACGCCCTGGGGCAACGCCCTGAATTTCGATGATGCCTGGTGCGATGGGGTCCGGCAGTACTTCATCGAGAACGTGCTGATGTGGTTTCGCGATTTCCACATCGATGCGCTGCGGCTGGACGCCGTTCATGCCATCAAGGATTTCAGTGCGGTGCACATCCTGCAGCAAATCAGGCAGTATGTCGATCAGCTGGAAACCGCTACCGGACGGCCGTACCACCTGCTGGTTGAGTCCGACCTGAACGACCCGCGCTACATCAATCCACCGGCTTTGGGTGGGTACGGGATGCAGGCCCAGTGGGTCGATGAGTTTCACCACGCCCTGCGGGTGACGGCGGGGGAAGAACCGCGGGGTTACTACAGCGATTTTAACGGCATTCAGCACCTGGCCAAATCCTACCAGGATGCTTACGTATATGATGGACAGTTCTCTAACCACCGTAAACGGGCTTTCGGTCTTTCAGCGGGCAATAACCCCGGTTCGCAGTTCATCGTCTTTTCCCAGAATCACGATCAGGTAGGAAACCGGATGCTGGGCGAGCGGACGAGCCAGCTGGTGAGTTTCGAAATGCAGAAGCTGATGGCCGGCGCCGTGCTGGTCAGTCCGTACCTGCCGCTGTTGTTTATGGGCGAGGAATGGAGTGAATCCAACCCCTTTCTTTACTTCATCAGCCATACGGAAAAAGACCTGGTGGAAGCCGTGCGCCAGGGGCGCAAGTCGGAGTTTGCCGATTTTCACGGCCACGGGGAGGTACCCGATCCGTTTGCCGTAGAAACCTTCCAGCAATCCAAACTTCAGTGGGAACGGCTCCATCAGGACCCCCACCAGACCATGTTTCGGTATTACCAGACGCTGATCGCGCTGCGCAAACAGCAACCGGCGCTGCGCCAGTTGTCCCGCCAGCACCTGGAGGTAACCGTTCGGGAAGATCAGCAAACGCTGGTACTGCGTCGCTGCCATCCGGATCAGCAAGTGGTCTGCCTGATGAATTTTTCCAAACAGCCGCAATCCGTTCCAACCCCCGCGTCGGCAGAACCCTGGATTAAGCTGCTGGATTCCGCCGATCCGCTCTGGAAAGGGCCGGGGGCGGCTCCGGAAGCTGCATCGGGCGATTTTGCGATTACCCTGCAACCCGAATCCCTGGTTATTTACGCAACGTCTTTGGGTCAGGCAAACAATTGGCAGCCTAATTCGTCACAACAAGAACAAACAACATTTTAA
- the spt gene encoding serine palmitoyltransferase — translation MRKKLHTKVAAYTDVAVAKAKGIYPYFRPIESGQDTEVVIDGKRVLMFGSNSYLGLTNHPAVVEAAKKATEKYGTGCAGSRFLNGTLDIHEELERRLAAFTGKEAAALFSTGYQANLGALSCLTGRHDYLILDESNHASIIDGSRLSFSKVIKYAHNDMDDLWKKLSQLPEEGIKLIVADGIFSMEGDIVKLPLLNQIAAEFDASVMVDDAHSLGVIGQQGAGTASHFGLTDTTDIIMGTFSKSLASLGGFIASDAETINYLRHRARSLIFSASMTPAAVASTLAALEIMQNEPEHIERLWANTRYAKELLVENNFDLGPSESPILPVYIRNNEHTFLITKMLQDQGVFVNPVVSPAVPPQDSLIRFSIMATHTFAQIEEAVDKLTRAYRTVKHMPIQESV, via the coding sequence ATGAGAAAAAAATTGCACACGAAGGTCGCTGCTTATACGGATGTCGCGGTGGCGAAAGCAAAAGGGATTTATCCATATTTCCGGCCCATTGAATCAGGACAGGATACCGAAGTAGTCATCGATGGAAAACGGGTTCTGATGTTTGGCTCCAACTCGTATCTGGGATTAACAAACCATCCGGCGGTGGTCGAAGCGGCCAAAAAAGCCACCGAAAAGTACGGTACGGGCTGCGCCGGATCCCGGTTTCTGAATGGAACGCTCGACATTCACGAAGAACTGGAACGCCGGCTGGCCGCCTTTACCGGCAAAGAAGCCGCGGCACTTTTCAGCACGGGCTATCAGGCCAATCTCGGCGCGCTTTCCTGCCTGACGGGCCGGCACGATTACCTGATTCTGGATGAAAGCAACCACGCATCGATCATCGACGGCAGTCGGTTGTCCTTCTCCAAAGTAATCAAGTATGCCCACAACGACATGGACGACCTCTGGAAGAAGCTGAGCCAGTTGCCCGAAGAAGGTATCAAGCTGATCGTGGCCGACGGAATCTTCAGCATGGAAGGCGACATTGTCAAACTGCCGCTGCTGAACCAGATTGCCGCCGAATTTGATGCGTCCGTGATGGTGGACGATGCGCACAGCCTGGGCGTGATCGGACAGCAGGGTGCCGGAACGGCTTCCCATTTCGGCCTGACCGACACGACCGACATCATCATGGGAACGTTCAGCAAATCGCTGGCTTCCCTGGGGGGGTTCATCGCCAGCGACGCCGAGACGATCAATTACCTTCGTCACCGCGCCCGTTCGCTGATCTTCAGCGCGAGCATGACCCCGGCTGCGGTCGCCAGCACCCTGGCGGCTCTGGAAATCATGCAGAACGAACCCGAGCACATCGAGCGGCTGTGGGCCAACACCCGGTATGCCAAAGAGCTGCTGGTGGAAAACAATTTCGATTTGGGGCCGAGCGAGAGTCCGATTCTGCCGGTATACATCCGGAACAACGAGCATACCTTCCTAATTACCAAAATGCTGCAGGATCAGGGCGTGTTTGTCAATCCGGTGGTTTCACCCGCCGTACCTCCGCAGGATTCGCTGATCCGGTTCTCCATCATGGCAACGCACACGTTCGCCCAGATTGAAGAAGCGGTTGATAAACTGACCCGGGCGTACCGGACGGTTAAACACATGCCGATTCAGGAAAGCGTATGA
- a CDS encoding TIGR03885 family FMN-dependent LLM class oxidoreductase — MLKIGYHASHEQFAPSTLLSYVQLAQQAGFTAGSCSDHFHPWSSEQGESGFAWSWLGAALQATTLPFGVVNAPGQRYHPTIIAQAAATLAEMFPERFWIAVGTGQALNEHITGERWPSKTERNARLKECVDVIRALWNGETVSHKGLVTVEDAKLYTRPTVKPLLIGAAVTSKTAEWVGGWADGLLTISQPKEELQRVVDAFRKGGGEGKPMYLKVQLSYANTLDEARQGAYEQWRANIFPNNMLTELRLPEQFDAAGQYVNLSEVDKMVRISADPAEHLDWIRQDAEMGFERLMLHNVNRNQQPFIEDFGAKVLPDLLKSFN, encoded by the coding sequence ATGCTGAAGATCGGCTATCATGCCTCCCACGAACAATTTGCGCCCAGTACACTGCTTTCCTACGTCCAACTGGCTCAGCAGGCCGGATTTACGGCGGGTTCCTGCTCGGATCATTTTCACCCCTGGAGTTCCGAACAGGGCGAAAGCGGCTTTGCCTGGTCGTGGCTGGGTGCCGCTTTACAGGCCACAACCTTACCGTTCGGAGTAGTCAACGCCCCCGGCCAACGGTATCATCCGACCATCATCGCCCAGGCCGCAGCTACCCTGGCCGAAATGTTTCCGGAACGGTTCTGGATTGCCGTCGGAACCGGACAGGCCCTCAACGAACACATCACGGGCGAACGATGGCCTTCCAAAACCGAACGCAACGCCCGGCTGAAAGAGTGCGTGGACGTGATCCGGGCGCTGTGGAACGGCGAAACCGTTTCCCACAAAGGACTGGTGACGGTGGAAGACGCCAAACTCTACACGCGACCGACGGTCAAACCGTTGCTGATCGGCGCAGCCGTTACCAGCAAGACGGCCGAATGGGTCGGCGGCTGGGCCGACGGTTTGCTGACCATCTCACAGCCCAAGGAAGAACTCCAGCGGGTCGTAGATGCCTTCCGCAAAGGCGGTGGAGAGGGCAAACCGATGTACCTCAAAGTGCAGTTGTCGTACGCCAACACCCTTGATGAAGCGCGGCAAGGGGCGTATGAGCAGTGGCGGGCCAATATTTTCCCCAACAACATGCTGACGGAACTCCGTTTGCCGGAACAGTTTGATGCGGCTGGCCAGTATGTCAATTTGAGTGAAGTCGATAAAATGGTCCGGATTTCGGCGGATCCGGCCGAGCACCTGGACTGGATCCGGCAGGATGCCGAAATGGGCTTTGAAAGGCTCATGCTCCACAACGTAAACCGCAATCAGCAGCCCTTTATTGAGGATTTTGGCGCGAAAGTTCTCCCGGATCTGCTTAAAAGTTTCAACTAA
- a CDS encoding TetR/AcrR family transcriptional regulator: MTNRVNEIGTEEKIKQAAKVVFLEKGFDGATMKDIATAAGMNSALTHYYFRSKEKLFWLVFESLLKQWIEGIRITLDNPTSTLKEKLVELIERQFNFHAQNPDIILFLMNEAQRDPEGLLQKMCVSPALHDSCFFRQVEEAIQQKQIRPVNPMFLLSTVFSSIKQSFAGKTLYMHVFNLDEEGFFAFTRENKNVFTDMILTYLFKPDC; this comes from the coding sequence ATGACAAATAGAGTGAACGAAATAGGGACGGAGGAAAAAATCAAGCAAGCTGCGAAGGTCGTTTTTCTTGAGAAGGGCTTCGACGGTGCCACCATGAAGGACATCGCCACCGCTGCTGGCATGAACAGCGCCCTCACGCACTATTATTTCCGGAGTAAGGAAAAGCTGTTCTGGCTGGTTTTCGAAAGTCTGCTGAAACAGTGGATTGAAGGCATCCGAATTACCCTGGACAATCCGACGAGTACCTTGAAAGAAAAATTAGTTGAACTGATTGAGCGTCAGTTTAATTTCCACGCCCAGAATCCCGATATTATTTTGTTTCTGATGAACGAAGCGCAGCGGGACCCTGAAGGTCTGTTGCAGAAAATGTGTGTTTCGCCCGCCCTGCACGATTCCTGTTTTTTTCGCCAGGTGGAAGAAGCCATTCAACAGAAACAAATCCGACCCGTCAATCCGATGTTCCTGCTGTCGACGGTATTTTCGTCTATTAAGCAGTCGTTCGCCGGAAAAACGCTGTACATGCACGTGTTTAACCTGGACGAGGAAGGGTTTTTCGCTTTTACCCGGGAAAACAAGAATGTTTTTACAGATATGATTCTGACTTATCTGTTTAAACCGGATTGTTGA